A region of the Bacteroidota bacterium genome:
GCCGAAAAGGAACGGTGCTCCCTGGGTTTTTGACCAAGTTTTTGGTGGCTTCCCTTCGAACGGTTCCCCGTTGGGCGAAAGTACGTATCATGAAGCGCGTCATGGGAGGAATGACCAAGCACCAACGGACAGTCTAAGGATAGGGTGGTGTTTGCGAATATGAAGGATCAATCCACCTGGACCAACCATTCAACGGCAGGAAATTGCGCAGCCGACTGCCCAAGCATCCCCAAGTTGGCGTTGCAAGGCGTCGGTTTTTGAAGAAATCCCAATTCGCCAGACCCATCTGCCGAACGTCCGTAACTCTTGTCAGCGGTTTGCGCATCAAAATAGACGGAATCAATGACCGCACCTTCAGGACCCGTCAATGCAAGAAATTCCCCCGCTGCCGCGAGCCTGAAATTCGCATGGGTCAGCCCCTCCAATTGATCTTCGTCACACCATATCAGCAGGTAGCCCTGCGGCGGAACGATCAAGCTTTGCTTCCCACGTGATTTGAACTTGAATTTTTGCAGATTTTCCACGTCATCCGACAGCGAATAGCCATTCAGACAAACCGCACTGTCACCGGCATTGTAGATTTCGATCCAGTCGTCAAAGCTCCCGCATCCATCTGCCAAAACCGATTCGTTCACAGCCATGAATTCGTTGATCCGCAGCTGCCCATGCACCGAGGCACCCAAGGCAATTCCAAAAACAAGCAACATGAGACCTTTCATCGTATAATTCTTTGCGGGTAACAGACAGGCATTGAAGCGAATGCGCCAATTGCACGCAAGCTACGGCCGCAGTGTGAACTGAATCTGAAGTTTGGGTGAAGATTGGGGGATTTCGTCCGAATCTTTCGGGTTGGATTCTATAGGTGGTGACGGGTTGTATCCATCAGCCTCGCCAGGTCGAGGCAAAATAGGCTTCTTCCTATTCCACGGAGAAAAATACAGCTGAACCACATCACCGCGACCTTTACCGCTTAGTGGCGCATAACCACCCGAGGATACAAATATGCGCCAACCAACTGCGGCGCGAAAACAAAACCAAACGGAAAGGCAACCGGCCACCCCTCTCCAACGCCTTCAAAGTCTCTGACAAAGAAGGCGATGGGGAGGGAAGGGGAGAGGCGGCAAAAATGGCGGCAAGCCGCAAAAAAAAACATGCCACCTAGAATTCAACCCAAGGCCTGATTCTGTAAATTAGCTTCGCAGATCTAAAGATTCTGCTCAAAATTCAACCCGCGGTGGGATTGGCTGCTCCGATTTTCAATTCTGAGAAACGTGAGTTCAGCGAAGCTAATTCTGAAAATTAGCTTCGCTGATCTAAAGATTCTGAAAATTCTGCTCAAAATTGACGCTAATTAAGCCCTGGAATATAATGCCCATCGGCATTGCCATCATCTTCAGGTTGTACCACGAGCCCCATCTTCAATTGCCTGCCTTTGTTGCCAATCGTCTTCGACATAATGAACTTACCCGCATACGTAAACATATCCAAGTGGATCGTGATATCCACGCCAAGCAAGCCGAGCGCATCCACAACTGCCTGAATCGATTGGTCATCCAAATATTCATTGAAAGTGACATTGGCACTGGTTGCGGCACGTCGTACGACAGATTCATCCAATCCATAAAATCGAATCAGATTGTCCCAAAAACAAGGCCCATTGGAGCGTATTAGATGATGAGAAATATTGTACAGCGTACCATTGATCTGATAGTAGTCGTCCTCGTTCAATTCGACCTTTTTGTACTCTTTTTGATGTCGCTTGAGCTTGCGTTTCTTCTTGAACTCATTGTCCTTCGTAGTTCCCAGCTCTTCTTCAGAATCCAAATCCCCCTCGCGCAAAGGGGACATTCCACCAAGAATCAAACGATCATCTTTTGTGATCGACTTCAACGGGTGATCGCCGAGTAGAATTTCTCTAATTCTCTCCACCTGCTCCCTCCCTTTTTGGGCGCTAGCGACGAATTTGAACAATTTGGGAATATCCTCCAGGCTGATCGCTCCGCGCGTCACTTGCCTGAGCAAAGCCCGGAAGATTTTGACAGCACCATGCTTCCGCCATTGTTCGCCGAGATAAACTGCACCCATCAGCATCGCAGCAGCCCGCAGCGCAGTAGGATTCTTGAGCATTTCCGCTTTTGCATCGAGCAACACCTCTGCCACTTCTTTTTCACTGAGTCCCGACTTCATCAGTGCCTTGAACATTGAGGAGTAAGTCGTATCGAGACTCGTTTTGGGATACTGCTGCAAATTCGTCGTGATATAGGGTGCATTCCGGTTGTGCTTGACGTTGAATTTCCCAAATTCATTCGACCTTTCCTGAAATTGCTGATCAGGATTCCAATCTGAATACAGCTTGATCATGCTACCATACTGCTGAGGAGTGGATTCGATTTCGTCATTCGACTCAGAAGATTCCTCCATCCGATCTTCCTTTTCCTCGATCATCGGGGTGTAAGAAGAACCGGTGGATGGGCCGCGCATTCCTACCGTAGGCCGAATACGCTCGTCCTCATGGTCATAAATCGTGAGATTTTTTCCTTCACGCGTGGTAAATACCCAGCCGTGCTTGGTTATTTTCGTAAGGTTGGCAACCGTCCACTTTTGGCCATCGAATACTTGGAATTCGCCATTGACTTCAGACCAGCCCGGCTTGTAACATTGGACTACCGCTGTCTTCAATTGAGCAGCCGACGAGGAAGATTGCCCTGAATGATCCAAGGGTGAATCCTTCTCAGAACTTAAATCCACGCGCATTTGGGCCGCTTTGGCACCCATGACATCTGCTTCCTGCTCCAAACCGACATCATCATTGACCGGTTTCCCACCTGCTTCAGTCGTGGGCTTGACCCGACCTTGACGTTGCTGCACCACGTGCCACGCTTCATGAGCAAGATGCTGTTCTTGTCCGGAACCCAAATGAATATCGTTCCCTTGGGCAAATGCAGCAGCTTGGAGTTGCGCAGGCGCACTCGAATTGTAATGCACATTCACATCATCCAGTGCCATTCCCGAAAGCCCCTCAATCCCAGCCTTCAATTGCGCGGGGAGCCCCGAACGGTTTTCCTTGTTCTGAAGGGCGCCGCGGGAAAATTCTGTAGCCTTTTCCTTCAATTGCGCCGATTGCTTCACTTGAGGGCTGTGATTGGCAGCAAGTTGCAAAGTCCGCAATTGATGCACCTGCGCACTAGCGTCAGCCGCCACCTGCAATTGCCGCAATTGACCGGAATCCGGACCCTCGGATGAACCTTCGACCAAAGAGTTCGTCAAAGTTCCTTCCTTTTCCCCTGCCTCAAAAGGCTTCTTCTGAGCCACGTTGTGGCTTTCATGTACTTCGTTGGTTTTCATAATTTCCAGAGTTGGTACACGAAAATACACCAATTTCGCATTATTTGGTAACACAATCCTGAAAAAGTGAAGCAATCAAAGCAGGTAGTTTGTTTAGAAAGTGACCAATCAACCCCGCATTCGCAACTATGGATCCTTCGCAAGATCGCTGCATGTGGCCCATGCCGCACCCTTTCACCATCCCCCAAACAGATGAAACACGGAGTCCCGCCTCCAAAAATCCCTGTATATCCCAACAATCAAATCTGACTCCGCCACCGCCACCGGTTGCTGAATAACGAAAATCGCAGGCCCCACGAAACCTAGGGGCGCTACCGCCTAGTGGCACATAGCCACCCCAGGTTACAAATAGGCGCCATCCACCTGCGGCACGAAAACAAACCAATTCCCCCAGTAGAGACGAAGCACGCCACGTCTCAGTCCAACGTGTTACAAGCCAATACGTTATTCCGAAAATTCTGTAAATTAGCTTCGCTGATCTAAAGATTCTGATCCAGACAACACCCACAATTCAACCCAAAATGTGATTCCGTAAATTCCGAAAATTCTGCTTCCAACTTTTCACTTATCACTTTTCACTTTTCACTGAAAAAGGTCCCCTTGCGAGGACCTTTCTCAAAAAAAACACCAACCGCAAAACTCAGAAGATGTTCACGATCCGCATCCCATTGCTTTGCGCAAGCGAATACAGCGTGCCCGTCACCTCTTGGTAAAATTCGATGCCGACGCAAGTGACCAACCCGCAAGTCGCCGTCATCACCGGACTGCCAGGCAAAGTTGCAATCAGCTGCACCGGAGCCACGATGGGAACATCAATCTCCAAGGCAGCGCTGGAAGTCACAGCATTCACCGAATTCAAGTCCGGATCGGTGGGGACGTAACCGCCTTCAGCACTATCGAAGTAGTGGTCTGAAAGGACCGTGATCACGAGCACAAGCTTGAAGTGCGTCGTGCCTTGAGGAGCAGTCACAAGCGCATCGACGTCAAAAATGGGCACATCCAACGTCACCTCGTTGCGCGCCACATTGGGCGACACAGTAAAAGGTGCACTGAATACCATCTCCAACAACTCGGTTTTGTGAATGCTTTTACCGACCAACTTGGCTTTGTTGGGAAGCACCTCAATCGGACGCTTGCCACGTTCGCCAGTCGTTGCGGCTTTCTGCATTTGCTTGAAAATACCCGTTAAGCGCGAGGTGAAGAGACGGTCAGCATAGCGCTTCAACACATTCGCGAGTCCGATCCGCAGTGATTTTCCGGTCACTGCAGCTCCGCCAAACTCACGCATGTTCTCACGTGTCCGCTTGAACTCAGGCGCATTCTCGATGCGCTCCTTGTCCAGACTCGTGGTCTGACGCATATATTTCTGACCATCCTTCTCGTAGAAGTTCACGTCCCCGATATCACCGGAGACACGAAATAAAGAACGAAACTTAGCCATAATCTTAACGATTTAAATGGTAAATAAAGAACGAAAAAAATCAACCGGCTGTTTCAGATGTTTCCAGTAGCACACCTCCTGCGGCGGTACCTCCAACAATAGGTAGGCTACTATCATTGCACCCAATCCGGAAATAAAAAGAACGACAGCCGGATTGATTATATTTACAAGATGCACAATCGCATCGATCACGCACAATATAGGCTGGGTGTAGATGCAGATGCGCAAAACCTTCGCACAGCGCGCAGATTCAATTTGTCAAATGCGCACAGTCATATTAGCCACGAATGAGTTACCCCAAACGGAAACCAAGGCAACACGCTGCACCACCAACCGGAGCAAAAAAATCATGAACTGAGAGGAACAAAGTAGGAGAGGTGCGATATCCAGGGTTTGAACCAAGGCTGAACATCTTGAGGCAAGTTAAACAGGCGAATCAATTTTGAGTGTTTCATAAGAACGATGTGGTAAGTCCAAAAGAACAAATTCGCAAGCAGCAGACAACCAAGCTTTCTGAAAGGAATCAAGCGCAATACTTGACCTCGGTTGTTGCAAATATATACGCTTCATTTTTCATTTTGTTATTTTTTAGGCAATAAATTTTTAAAATATTTTTTGCCCTTGAAGCCGAATAAAAAATGAAAGTCTTGATCGGAAATTATTTCCCGTTAAGTGGTTGAATATCAATGCGCAAACGACGTTCTGTTCGCCGAGGACGAGGCATGTTTTTTGCGCAATATTCCTGTCTGAAATCTGCTGAATCACCTTCCTTTACGGTCATAATTACAAGCACATTTCAAGACCAAATCAGGAGAATTCCAAGGCTTGTCACCAAAGAACTCACCCCCGTTTCGATGTATGCCGGGCCATCGATCCACCCTTCACCGAAGGCTACAAGATGTTGCCCAAGGCGGAAGAAACACTGCCGGACTTTCAAGTCCGCAGCCGTCGTCAAGCAAGAGCGACGTTGTTACCCAAACGGAGACAATCCCCCATTCGCGCGCAACATGATTCAATAATACAACAACCAAAAACCCCGCGCAGCAAGAATGGACGAACGGGCACTCTGGAAGGACGAAGTGGCACATCTATTTATCCAACGGGCACGTTGGGCTCCGCCCAACTCCTCCTCACTCGCACTCAAACTCACACTCGAATACGCGCCAGTGCCCGTGCACAATCCGTTTTCCACACTCTTGCCCAGAACCCGCACCGTTTCTGGACGAACGGGACCAATTCTGGACGAACGGTCATCCTGACGGATAAACGGGCATTCCCCAAAATGCATCCAAGGTTCGCCCTGAAAGGGCCGTCTATCGGTAGCCGGAC
Encoded here:
- a CDS encoding lamin tail domain-containing protein; this translates as MKGLMLLVFGIALGASVHGQLRINEFMAVNESVLADGCGSFDDWIEIYNAGDSAVCLNGYSLSDDVENLQKFKFKSRGKQSLIVPPQGYLLIWCDEDQLEGLTHANFRLAAAGEFLALTGPEGAVIDSVYFDAQTADKSYGRSADGSGELGFLQKPTPCNANLGMLGQSAAQFPAVEWLVQVD
- a CDS encoding DUF4157 domain-containing protein is translated as MKTNEVHESHNVAQKKPFEAGEKEGTLTNSLVEGSSEGPDSGQLRQLQVAADASAQVHQLRTLQLAANHSPQVKQSAQLKEKATEFSRGALQNKENRSGLPAQLKAGIEGLSGMALDDVNVHYNSSAPAQLQAAAFAQGNDIHLGSGQEQHLAHEAWHVVQQRQGRVKPTTEAGGKPVNDDVGLEQEADVMGAKAAQMRVDLSSEKDSPLDHSGQSSSSAAQLKTAVVQCYKPGWSEVNGEFQVFDGQKWTVANLTKITKHGWVFTTREGKNLTIYDHEDERIRPTVGMRGPSTGSSYTPMIEEKEDRMEESSESNDEIESTPQQYGSMIKLYSDWNPDQQFQERSNEFGKFNVKHNRNAPYITTNLQQYPKTSLDTTYSSMFKALMKSGLSEKEVAEVLLDAKAEMLKNPTALRAAAMLMGAVYLGEQWRKHGAVKIFRALLRQVTRGAISLEDIPKLFKFVASAQKGREQVERIREILLGDHPLKSITKDDRLILGGMSPLREGDLDSEEELGTTKDNEFKKKRKLKRHQKEYKKVELNEDDYYQINGTLYNISHHLIRSNGPCFWDNLIRFYGLDESVVRRAATSANVTFNEYLDDQSIQAVVDALGLLGVDITIHLDMFTYAGKFIMSKTIGNKGRQLKMGLVVQPEDDGNADGHYIPGLN